From the Saccharomycodes ludwigii strain NBRC 1722 chromosome I, whole genome shotgun sequence genome, one window contains:
- the CBP6 gene encoding Cbp6p (similar to Saccharomyces cerevisiae YBR120C | CBP6 | Cytochrome B Protein synthesis), with the protein MPGNISESAKVLVKLIEQLPEERIKHLVSFKDIQLKRFRPVAGISNSDEPAPKKPTLAEIKDIINRTKSPLGLQNDVLKKIAQATPKETFTVDSIDQQIKSLKALCENKYKTYYDVGNKLYRPAGNPNYYQRLLDELDGKRKENIFTAFRTVVFGK; encoded by the coding sequence ATGCCTGGAAATATATCGGAATCAGCCAAAGTTTTGGTCAAGTTAATTGAGCAATTGCCGGAAGAACGTATAAAGCATTTAGTATCATTCAAAGACATCCAGTTGAAAAGATTCAGACCAGTGGCTGGCATATCTAACTCAGATGAACCAGCTCCAAAAAAACCCACATTAGCCGAAATTAAGgatattataaatagaaCTAAAAGCCCGTTAGGTTTACAAAAtgatgttttgaaaaaaattgcacAAGCTACTCCAAAGGAAACATTTACTGTTGATTCCATTGATCAACAAATAAAGAGTTTAAAAGCCTTgtgtgaaaataaatacaaaacaTATTATGATGTCggtaataaattatatagaCCTGCAGGTAATCCAAACTATTACCAAAGACTTTTGGATGAATTAGATGgcaagagaaaagaaaatatctTTACAGCCTTCAGAACAGTTGTGTTTGGTAAGTAG
- a CDS encoding elongation factor 1-alpha (similar to Saccharomyces cerevisiae YPR080W | TEF1 | Translation Elongation Factor (paralog of YBR118W | TEF2)) encodes MGKDKAHINVVVIGHVDSGKSTTTGHLIYKCGGIDKRTIEKFEKEAAELGKGSFKYAWVLDKLKAERERGITIDIALWKFETPKYHVTVIDAPGHRDFIKNMITGTSQADCAILIIAGGVGEFEAGISKDGQTREHALLAYTLGVKQLIVAINKMDSVKWDESRFQEIVKETSNFIKKVGYNPKNVPFVPISGWNGDNMIEATTNAPWYKGWEKETKAGVVKGKTLLEAIDAIETPSRPTDKPLRLPLQDVYKIGGIGTVPVGRVETGVIKPGMIVTFAPGGITTEVKSVEMHHEQLEEGVPGDNVGFNVKNVSVKEIRRGNVCGDSKNDPPKACSSFNAQVIILNHPGQISVGYSPVLDCHTAHIACRFDELIAKNDRRSGKKLEDNPKFLKSGDAAMVKFVPSKPMCVEAFTQYPPLGRFAVRDMRQTVAVGVIKSVDKTEKVAKVTKAAQKAAKK; translated from the coding sequence atgggtAAAGATAAGGCTCACATTAACGTTGTTGTTATCGGTCACGTCGATTCTGGTAAATCTACTACCACCGGTCACTTGATTTACAAGTGTGGTGGTATTGACAAGAGAACTATTGAAAAGTTTGAAAAGGAAGCTGCTGAATTAGGTAAAGGTTCTTTCAAATACGCCTGGGTTTTGGATAAATTAAAGGctgaaagagaaagaggTATCACTATTGATATTGCTTTGTGGAAGTTTGAAACTCCAAAATACCATGTTACCGTTATTGATGCTCCAGGTCACAGAGATTTCATCAAGAATATGATTACTGGTACTTCTCAAGCTGATTGTgctattttgattattgcTGGTGGTGTCGGTGAATTTGAAGCTGGTATTTCCAAGGATGGTCAAACCAGAGAACACGCCTTGTTGGCCTACACTTTGGGTGTCAAACAATTGATTGTTGCTATTAACAAGATGGATTCCGTTAAATGGGATGAATCTCGTTTCCAAGAAATTGTCAAGGAAACCTCCAACTTTATCAAGAAGGTTGGTTACAATCCAAAGAATGTTCCATTTGTTCCAATTTCTGGTTGGAACGGTGACAACATGATTGAAGCCACCACTAACGCTCCATGGTACAAGGGTTGGGAAAAGGAAACCAAGGCTGGTGTCGTCAAGGGTAAGACTTTGTTAGAAGCTATTGATGCTATTGAAACACCATCCAGACCAACTGACAAGCCATTGAGATTGCCATTGCAAGATGTCTACAAGATTGGTGGTATTGGTACTGTGCCAGTCGGTAGAGTTGAAACCGGTGTTATCAAGCCAGGTATGATTGTCACTTTTGCCCCAGGTGGTATCACTACTGAAGTCAAATCTGTTGAAATGCACCACGAACAATTAGAAGAAGGTGTTCCAGGTGACAATGTTGGTTTCAACGTCAAGAACGTTTCCGTTAAGGAAATCAGAAGAGGTAACGTCTGTGGTGACTCCAAGAACGATCCACCAAAGGCTTGTTCTTCTTTCAACGCTCAAGTTATTATCTTGAACCATCCAGGTCAAATTTCCGTTGGTTACTCTCCAGTTTTGGATTGTCACACTGCTCACATTGCTTGTAGATTTGATGAATTGATTGCCAAGAACGACAGAAGATCTGGTAAGAAATTGGAAGATAATCCAAAATTCTTGAAATCCGGTGATGCTGCTATGGTCAAATTTGTTCCATCTAAGCCAATGTGTGTTGAAGCTTTCACTCAATATCCACCATTAGGTAGATTTGCTGTCAGAGATATGAGACAAACCGTTGCTGTTGGTGTCATCAAATCTGTTGACAAGACTGAAAAGGTTGCCAAGGTTACCAAGGCTGCTCAAAAGGCTGCTAAGAAATAG
- the MRL1 gene encoding Mrl1p (similar to Saccharomyces cerevisiae YPR079W | MRL1 | Mannose 6-phosphate Receptor Like) yields MRKSAHYTIITIVVVILFINFFPRKNNLLLENGNNSNFTKSTTITTSSDSKLEKSNDKDKEDELFCAINNPITGSYIDLSQLSTTPNSSPDTNKKRKNELPQQHKWLVKGWDYTSNFTLGICSSPLEEADDDSEANIERLDNHTGAYYYDPKDDFTKISIGEVSTKPKFVGKKLLLEYDNGDVCPNGIDRKSTLLNFVCDKDISQVAQISFLGQLHNCSYFFEVRSVHACPTSNKKTDINVIGIFFFILCVFIIVEYFRRRLNKWFLKAAGSGNGSTLPGINANSVESRAITPRWASIESEPKWKTLMKNVFDRAFNNKPTQDSIRLHSNTNEFSRSNEELFRDIEAQNDLLDSLNVQDED; encoded by the coding sequence atgAGAAAATCAGCGCATTACACTATAATAACTATAGTTGTGGTAATACTTTTTATAAACTTTTTCCCgagaaaaaacaatttattactagaaaatggtaataacagtaatttTACTAAATCCACAACTATAACTACATCGTCTGATAGCAAGCTTGAAAAGAGCAATGACAAAGATAAAGAAGATGAACTATTTTGTGCAATAAATAATCCTATAACCGGATCTTATATAGATTTATCACAATTGTCTACAACTCCAAATAGTTCGCCGGACACTAataagaagagaaaaaatgaattacCACAACAACATAAGTGGCTGGTAAAAGGCTGGGATTACACGTCCAACTTTACGTTGGGAATATGTTCTAGTCCATTAGAGGAAGCTGATGATGATAGTGAAGCCAATATTGAACGTTTAGACAATCATACAGGTGCTTACTATTATGACCCCAAAGACGATTTTACTAAAATTTCGATTGGCGAGGTAAGTACAAAACCAAAATTTGTaggtaaaaaattattgttagaaTACGACAATGGTGATGTTTGTCCTAATGGTATTGATAGGAAATCTACCCTATTGAATTTTGTTTGCGACAAGGACATTTCACAAGTTGCTCAAATCAGTTTTCTCGGACAATTACATAATTGCTCTTACTTTTTTGAGGTCAGAAGTGTTCACGCCTGTCCTACTTCCAATAAGAAAACGGATATCAAtgttattggtattttttttttcatattatgTGTTTTCATTATAGTTGAATATTTTAGGCGTAGATTGAATAAGTGGTTTTTAAAAGCAGCTGGCTCTGGAAATGGGAGTACACTGCCTGGTATCAATGCTAATAGTGTTGAGAGTAGGGCAATCACTCCAAGGTGGGCTAGTATCGAAAGTGAACCTAAATGGAAAACCCTaatgaaaaatgtttttgatCGAGCCTTTAACAATAAACCTACACAAGATAGTATACGTTTGCATTCTAATACAAACGAATTTAGTAGAAGTAATGAAGAGCTATTTAGAGATATAGAAGCCCAAAATGACTTGCTAGATAGTTTGAATGTTCAGGATGAAGATTAA
- a CDS encoding zinc-dependent alcohol dehydrogenase (similar to Saccharomyces cerevisiae YMR083W | ADH3 | Alcohol DeHydrogenase) gives MLKLTATRTTMSILKNSTKTPQLRLLASAAPFSKRFTSTTVPETQKGMIFYENGGKLQYKDLPVPIPKPNELLINVKYSGVCHTDLHAWKGDWPLPTKLPLVGGHEGAGVVVAMGNNVKNWKIGDLAGIKWLNGSCMSCEYCEKSNESNCPSADLSGYTHDGSFQQYATADAVQAARIPQGTNLAEIAPILCAGVTVYKALKSANLKAGDWVAIPGAAGGLGSLAVQYAKAMGYRVVGIDGGAEKGNLVKKLGGETYVDFTKERDIISAVQEATNGGAHGVINVSVSEAAMTASTHYVRPTGTVVLVGLPAGAVIKSEVFSHVVKSINIKGSYVGNRADTREAIEFFTRGLVKSPIHVVGLSELAKVYDLMEHSKILGRYVVDTSK, from the coding sequence ATGCTAAAACTTACCGCAACTAGAACAACCATgtctattttaaaaaatagcaCAAAAACACCTCAATTAAGATTGCTAGCTTCTGCTGCCCCATTTTCCAAAAGATTTACTTCAACCACCGTCCCAGAAACCCAAAAGGGTATGattttttatgaaaatgGAGGCAAATTGCAATACAAGGATCTTCCAGTTCCAATACCAAAGCCAAACGAACTATTAATTAATGTCAAGTACTCTGGTGTTTGTCACACAGATTTGCACGCTTGGAAGGGGGATTGGCCATTGCCAACAAAGTTGCCATTAGTTGGTGGCCATGAGGGTGCGGGGGTTGTGGTTGCTATGGGTAATAATGTgaagaattggaaaattgGTGATTTGGCGGGTATTAAATGGTTGAACGGTTCATGTATGAGTTGTGAATATTGTGAAAAATCGAACGAAAGTAATTGTCCTAGTGCTGATCTAAGTGGATATACCCATGACGGCTCCTTTCAACAATATGCCACTGCCGATGCGGTTCAAGCTGCCAGAATTCCACAGGGCACCAATTTAGCTGAAATTGCACCAATTTTGTGTGCTGGTGTAACCGTCTATAAAGCTTTGAAAAGCGCCAATTTGAAAGCCGGTGACTGGGTGGCCATTCCTGGAGCTGCTGGTGGTTTGGGTTCTTTGGCTGTGCAATATGCAAAAGCTATGGGATATAGAGTTGTAGGTATCGACGGTGGTGCTGAAAAGGGTAATTTGGTTAAAAAGTTGGGTGGTGAGACTTACGTTGATTTcacaaaagaaagagaCATAATCTCAGCCGTTCAAGAAGCCACTAACGGTGGTGCACACGGTGTCATCAACGTTTCTGTTTCTGAAGCCGCTATGACTGCTTCTACCCATTATGTCAGACCAACCGGTACTGTTGTTTTAGTTGGTTTACCAGCTGGAGCCGTTATTAAATCCGAAGTTTTCTCGCATGTTGTTAAGTCTATTAACATTAAGGGATCCTATGTTGGTAACAGAGCTGACACCAGAGAAGCCATCGAGTTTTTTACTAGGGGTCTAGTAAAGTCTCCAATTCATGTCGTTGGATTGAGTGAATTGGCCAAAGTTTATGACTTAATGGAACACAGTAAGATATTGGGCAGATATGTGGTCGACACTTCTAAATGA
- the HAT1 gene encoding histone acetyltransferase catalytic subunit HAT1 (similar to Saccharomyces cerevisiae YPL001W | HAT1 | Histone AcetylTransferase), which yields MQSMDSLKPELWTCSSNTCTKISIVNSKSNKVVTFNPRFTYPIFGESEQIFGYQDLEIILAFESKTFKPLINVKYSKKLDEDSLDGSKSPLDMLLEFFPSKDDLVIKDELQWTKSFESDSLDLPTLGELIDENGNISVYKCNIKDVKLLHQRIQIFTLFFIEGASYIDENDTNWDVYFIINNETKDILGYTTCYRFWKYGGHEEFDNLTTDYPIRSKISQFLIFPPYQNKGYGSILYTSLMNYWLTLANVKEITVEDPNEDFDYLRDVNDLKLLLKLGIQDQIEFDKKTASNSIISQKWIDKIKPTLKLESRQLIRLLEMLLLYKNAPQFRLQVKKRLFEKNYDALIELDTPSRNDKLQTAFLNIKNGYQSVIDCVTNSHQNKRKNKDDNQQNQDSKRSKNQ from the coding sequence ATGCAAAGTATGGACTCTTTAAAACCAGAGTTATGGACCTGCTCCTCTAACACTTGCACGAAAATTTCGATCGTCAATTCAAAAAGCAACAAAGTTGTAACTTTCAATCCTAGGTTCACATATCCAATTTTTGGAGAATCTGAACAAATTTTTGGATATCAGGATCtagaaataattttagCCTTTGAAAGCAAGACCTTTAAACCTTTAATTAATGTTAAATACtctaaaaaattagatgAAGATTCATTGGACGGTAGCAAGTCACCGCTAGATATGTTATTAGAGTTTTTCCCTTCCAAAGATGATTTGGTTATTAAAGATGAATTACAATGGACTAAGAGCTTTGAAAGTGACTCTTTGGATTTGCCAACCTTGGGCGAATTGATCGatgaaaatggaaatattaGTGTTTACAAATGTAACATAAAGGATGTTAAACTTTTACACCAAAGAATTCAAATTTTCACCTTGTTTTTCATTGAGGGAGCCAGTTatattgatgaaaatgatacaAATTGggatgtttattttataatcaaCAATGAAACTAAAGATATATTGGGCTATACTACATGTTATAGATTCTGGAAATACGGAGGTCACGAAGAATTTGACAATTTAACAACGGATTATCCAATTCGATCTAAAATTtctcaatttttaatttttccacCCTACCAAAACAAAGGATATGGTTCAATCTTGTATACTAGCCTGATGAATTATTGGTTGACTCTGGCCAATGTTAAAGAAATTACGGTTGAAGATCCAAATGAAGATTTTGATTATCTAAGAGACGTTAATGatttaaagttattattgaaGTTGGGTATTCAAGACCAAATAGagtttgataaaaaaactgCCTCTAATAGTATAATATCTCAAAAATGgattgataaaataaaacctactttaaaattagaatCTAGACAACTTATTAGATTATTGGAAATGCTCTTGTTATACAAAAACGCTCCTCAATTTAGATTGcaagtaaaaaaaagattatttgaaaaaaattatgatgCTCTAATAGAATTGGATACACCTTCAAGAAACGATAAATTGCAAACAGCATTTTTGaacattaaaaatggtTATCAATCAGTAATTGATTGCGTAACGAATAGTCATCAAAATaagaggaaaaataaagatgacAACCAACAAAATCAAGATAGCAAACGatcaaaaaatcaataa
- the AEP3 gene encoding Aep3p (similar to Saccharomyces cerevisiae YPL005W | AEP3 | ATPase ExPression), giving the protein MESIINQIKNITPKLKGSNRPELDISSLLIANPRVFKSDEISDNENNVINTATISKIPIENTNNLMEKIPKNKSAYLKENIQLVGKGSSYNRKLVQKFLEGSYPQAKRLKTLQQNELYDKEAAKKISRNIKMLQKIKNGEAMLFNKFHKSLADIVSLLVNLTDTTTFYEFDGGANTNNNIYHKESFKEIPPIPNFGKDIEKFEAYIGLLTHTKFHFKSSSRVNGIISKILRCLLNLNNVSTMDLRTVESYNHVIFFFLNLGDFASCREFFVQMKYESLNPNTQTYNLLLKGIVKKIHTRFNSVDPLKEVTYYLKKMKKNRVRADQYTWCLCYRTLLDKISKQIFLDKMAEYKIPSSSKLAYTILKENSEDMTATQLLECIKKSDITLTTDIFNLVVSKLLSEGNQKMAWVFVKHVKEKELQDNFDEVAPHVNVNTTCLNLFLNNLAELGRLDLCFLTFNTMRKKFKVYADAKSYDLLYKCLARRGYIKNFTSILNYIQELQFTYTKKLNISPYWRLKATAIAKYNIKTLYNKDMNEKVPLHVKTMLDNLLWKDGFVFDTATSKDYRHMRPLWRYLGSNFFKKKKETEKCDSTKIQRNTTQTDSIKKSKFKARKKYIAIQNALINKIPYAKNNAYITLQLELLKRGIIQKDAAFNSNKNISIINEIQGKNIDD; this is encoded by the coding sequence ATGGAATCTATAATTAAccagataaaaaatataacaccCAAATTAAAGGGTTCCAATAGACCGGAGTTGGATATTAGTTCACTTCTAATAGCCAATCCAAGAGTATTCAAATCAGATGAAATATctgataatgaaaataatgttattaataCTGCTACTATTAGTAAAATCCCAATTGAGAATACGAATAACttaatggaaaaaatacCTAAGAATAAATCTGCATACCTAAAAGAAAACATACAGTTGGTAGGGAAAGGATCAAGTTATAATAGAAAATTGGTCCAAAAATTTCTTGAAGGTTCATATCCGCAGGCCAAGAGATTAAAAACCCTGCAACAAAATGAACTTTATGATAAGGAGgcagcaaaaaaaatttctagaaatatcaaaatgttgcaaaaaataaaaaatggcGAGGCAATGCTGTTTAACAAGTTTCACAAAAGTTTGGCAGATATTGTATCCCTATTGGTGAATTTAACCGATACAACCACATTTTATGAATTTGATGGGGGTGccaatactaataataatatttaccATAAAGAATCCTTTAAAGAAATTCCACCTATACCcaattttggaaaagacattgaaaaatttgagGCTTATATTGGACTATTAACCCACAcaaaatttcattttaaaaGTTCTTCTAGAGTAAATGGTAtcatttcaaaaatattaaggtgtttattgaatttaaataacGTTTCGACCATGGACCTTCGGACAGTAGAGAGTTATAACCAtgtaatcttttttttccttaacTTGGGTGATTTTGCTTCATGTAGGGAATTTTTTGTACAAATGAAATATGAAAGTTTGAACCCAAACACACAAACATACAACTTGCTTTTGAAGGggattgttaaaaaaatacacaCCAGATTTAATAGCGTTGATCCGTTGAAAGAGGTGACATATTActtaaagaaaatgaagaaaaatagGGTAAGAGCAGATCAATATACGTGGTGTTTATGTTATAGGACTTTGTTAGATAAGATCTccaaacaaatatttttggataaaatGGCAGAGTATAAAATCCCCTCGTCATCAAAATTAGCATACaccattttaaaagaaaatagtgAAGATATGACTGCTACGCAACTATTAGaatgtataaaaaaatcgGACATTACTTTAACCAcagatatttttaatttagtcgtttcaaaattattaagCGAGGGAAATCAGAAAATGGCCTGGGTATTTGTCAAGCACGTCAAGGAAAAGGAATTACAAGACAATTTTGATGAGGTGGCACCTCATGTTAATGTAAATACCACATGCTTAAAtctatttttgaataatttggCTGAACTTGGTAGACTCgatctttgttttttaaccTTTAACACCATGCGTAAAAAATTCAAGGTTTATGCAGATGCGAAAAGTTATGATTTGTTATATAAATGCTTGGCCAGAAGGggatatattaaaaattttacttCCATCTTAAACTATATACAAGAACTTCAATTTACGTACaccaaaaaattgaatatttcACCTTATTGGAGATTAAAAGCTACAGCTATAGCCAAATATAACATTAAAACACTATACAATAAGGATATGAATGAAAAGGTACCATTACATGTGAAAACCATGTtagataatttattatggAAGGATggatttgtttttgataCGGCCACCTCAAAAGATTATAGACATATGAGACCGCTATGGCGATATTTGggatctaatttttttaaaaagaaaaaagaaacagaaAAATGTGACAGTACCAAAATACAACGCAATACAACTCAAACAgattctattaaaaaatcaaagttTAAAGCCCGTAAAAAGTATATTGCGATCCAAAATGCATTAATTAATAAGATACCGTATGCCAAAAATAACGCATATATTACATTACAGTTGgaactattaaaaagagGGATTATACAAAAGGATGCGGCTTTCAACtctaacaaaaatattagtattataaatgaaattcaaggaaaaaatattgatgatTAA